The DNA window AGTAGGATGAAGAACATGCGGTGCAACTGGCATGTGACGCATAGGGTCATGTCCATCAGAGCAAAGGAGAATAGCAGGTGAAGTCTAAGAGAGTACTTCTTAATACAAAACGCAATGAGGGGCACAAACAGGAAAATCTGCAAGGAGAAGAGCATGATTGCAAAGACATGCAGCCTAGATGGCAAGCGCGAAGCTACAAGGACGGATGCTACTATCGATGCATTCAAGGAGATATTGCTGGTCAATTTTGGGTTGTTGAGTGCACCTGGTGGCCTGATAGTTGAACCAGAATAATCATGCAGAAATAGATGAACCAACAGAAGGCATACAGCAAGTGCCCATATGGAATCTGAACTGATGGACCTAGTGAGGGTTTGATAAATTGGTGCCAAAACATATAGACCACTGATAAAGAATGATATATTGAGAACATACTTAAAGAGAAGCTTCAGCGAGAATGGACAGGCTGTGAGTAAGAGCATTGAGAACCCGACGAGCAGAAGACCAGTGTCTAGTTTCAAAAGAGTGACTTCATCAATGACTAAGTTCAATGTATAGGCCCATGTTGAAACCACAAGAGCAACAATGCAGATATATTGGGAtatggagaccgagtcgatcATCACTTTCAGAAGGTCCCTCTTAACAACATTGGCATTCATAACCATCTCCTCAAGGAATGACTCGTCAGTGTAGTTATCATCATAGCCTGGCTGTCTTCCTCCATAGGCAACTTTTCTCCACTTCGGCCGACACTTGATCCGACTTTTCTCATCGTTCATACTATATTGCTATGTTGTTGCTCTAACCAAAACTAGACCTGATTGGTGTCAACAACCAAGAATTACTAGTTCTCTTTGGAGCTCAATCTTGAATGTTTGAACACAAAATTCTTCACTGCaaaaaacataacaaattGTAGTTAACTATAGCACTAGAAAATTAGCATGCGATTGGCATGCTCTCTTTGTGGCCAGTCTATATGGTTCAACAGTAAAGGAAATTCACTAAATTAATACAACACTTAATTATCCATTCATCCAACAAGCAGATAAATAACAGAggatataacttatatatttaaaataagggAAATTTGCTAAATTACAACACTTGATCATCCATTGCAAccaacaaatgaaaaaataacagGGGATATGATTATTGTTGGTACAAGTATAGAGACAATAGAAGTATTCTATTGCCATTGTATAATAATCCTTAGTGGAAAGACAATATAATTTCACTCATATTTTTCCTCAGCTTTTGTGCGCGCGCTTTTTGAAAAGCTAAACGGTGCATTTAGCATCAATAAGACAATAACTCGGTTTTCTTGGAATAGCATCACTAATATGGGATACAATAAATGGCATTCTAACGGAGTGCGATAGGCCGTCAGATTTTTCGGACCAAGATGCCCCTAGCACCTGTGAATCAGACCAGCCGCAGCTAGGGTTAGCCGCGCCTGCATTGCCGGCCACCGCGCGCTCATGGACGACCGCCGCCCTCGCACGCATCACCGGCGGCCTCCGTACTCCCCAAACCGCAGGCTGCAAAAGCGGAAAACGCCCAAATCGATGAAATCGAAGAAGCATACCTCGTTAAATCCCATCTGAGagggcggcggctcggggaacGGCCGACAGCAACCTGGGGAGGGCAGCGACCCAACCTGGGAGGAGCGGCCTACGGACGACGCTGCGGCCTGCAGACAGCAGTGCGCCGGGGCCTAGTGAGGGTGGCAGCCGGCGATGCAGGGGACGGTGTGGCCTGCGGAGAGTGGGGCGGCGGGGCCTAGGGAGGGCGGTGACCGGTGATGCAGGGAGCGCACAGGGCtgcaattttgacattttgattcttttgaaaaacttattttacaaatagatccATAAAAAACTTAGTATACAAATGAACCTTTTTGACTGCGCCAACGTTattggcgccgtcctccggcCATATGAACATAGCATTATCACTTGGAGGACGGTGCCAACgtcattggcgccgtcctATATAACGACGGTGCCAATAACGTtggtttgataaaaaaaattcatttatgGAATAAGGTTTTTTAGgggtttatttgtaaaataagttttttaaaagaaccaGAATATCAGAATTGTAGGCGCACAGGGGTGAACCCTAACTGCGGCTGCTAGTAATGGACGAAAAAAATGATGCTATTAGACGAGAAGAGGTGCATGGGGTATTTTGGTCCGAAAAATTGACATTAAGAGGtagttaaaaatagtttagacTTTTTACGCAAATTTGTGTAAATGATATACTGAATAATAGATCCATAGAGTATTAGTTTCAATCTCGAACTgcctcggttaagtccgatcaaGGTTATTTCCAGTAATTTGTGTGATTTATTAATCTTTATATTATGTTCTGACcgataagatatatttacatttgataatcatatatttctataaagcCGATGTATATGTTTCATCAGCTAGGTCCTAAAAGTGCTATCGACCGATAAGCCAAGAGAAGGTTTTAGGTTTAACTTTgctttcatattttatatcttgtcagttgtagaATTAAACTGACCGACGCACCTATTTTTAGTTAAGATTCTTATAGTTTAGGTCATGTACTGAAGTGAGACAAAGATTTTTAGGCCTTTGTATGTGATACATTACATTCAAATTTGGCGTCAACAActactaaatttaaaatatgcaaatattacaatataatcataaaaaactaGCCGAAGAGGAGGCTGCAAtcattttctttcatttaGCTTCATGGTTTTAGAAGAGTGATGTAATATCACCACTCCTCTTCACGACTAACCCAATCCTACAAATTACAATAACAATGATTTATTCACTTCTAAACATTCACGATCTGTTAAATTAGCAGTATGTAAGTATTGCTGACATTACTCACTACCATTGTCTGAGGAGGAGAGAGCCAGTCAGCTAGAGCAAGCAATTCATTGAACAACTCGTATTCTCAGGTTTGTTTTCGGGGTTTCATCCCAATGAACAAGTGCGCAACCAAAAATGGAAGGAAATAAGATTTTCATATAGGTTTAGTGCgtattgaaaagaaaaaaaaaatcacagagCT is part of the Oryza brachyantha chromosome 2, ObraRS2, whole genome shotgun sequence genome and encodes:
- the LOC102715543 gene encoding phosphatidylinositol N-acetylglucosaminyltransferase subunit C, giving the protein MNDEKSRIKCRPKWRKVAYGGRQPGYDDNYTDESFLEEMVMNANVVKRDLLKVMIDSVSISQYICIVALVVSTWAYTLNLVIDEVTLLKLDTGLLLVGFSMLLLTACPFSLKLLFKYVLNISFFISGLYVLAPIYQTLTRSISSDSIWALAVCLLLVHLFLHDYSGSTIRPPGALNNPKLTSNISLNASIVASVLVASRLPSRLHVFAIMLFSLQIFLFVPLIAFCIKKYSLRLHLLFSFALMDMTLCVTCQLHRMFFILLLVLLVFISILCPYWLIRIQEYKFEINGPWDEAKLCFDITE